A genomic window from Brassica oleracea var. oleracea cultivar TO1000 chromosome C8, BOL, whole genome shotgun sequence includes:
- the LOC106308392 gene encoding keratin, type II cytoskeletal 1-like, whose amino-acid sequence MGLRRTPSRSSSLDTNKESLHLNESKPVVDVFEGKARELAFVIKRRGSGGAGGGGGSSTSGGDGGSSGSSTSGGGGGGHSSVGGGGVSCQSWSNGGGRFGSSYAGRNGTRGSHRSSGSQNIRRAVCAAGWLGLSILVSLILA is encoded by the exons ATGGGCTTGAGAAGAACACC CTCACGCTCTTCCTCACTTGATACGAACAAAGAGAGTCTTCATCTAAATGAGTCAAAACCAGTTGTTGATGTGTTTGAAGGAAAGGCTCGAGAGTTAGCTTTCGTTATCAAAAGAAGAGGCAGTGGAGGAGCTGGTGGAGGCGGCGGTAGCAGCACGAGTGGAGGAGATGGGGGCAGCAGTGGTAGCAGCACGAGTGGAGGAGGTGGTGGCGGCCATAGCAGCGTGGGAGGAGGAGGTGTAAGCTGTCAAAGCTGGTCAAACGGCGGAGGACGTTTTGGTTCGAGTTATGCTGGTCGTAACGGTACTCGTGGATCGCATCGTTCAAGCGGCAGCCAGAATATTCGAAGGGCAGTATGTGCGGCCGGTTGGTTGGGTTTATCTATTTTAGTCAGTTTAATATTGGCTTAG
- the LOC106308393 gene encoding protein CHUP1, chloroplastic-like: MLPNGEDDSDLMRLVKELQASLMKNDKLEKENHELRQEVARLRAQVSNLKAHDNERKSMLWKKLQSSYDGGNTDASNLKAPESAKPNIKGHEVKNPNLKPMVKEQSTAIKPPPPPPLPSKTTLGKRSVRRAPEVVELYRALTKRESHMGNKINQNGVLSPAYNANMIGEIENRSKYLSDIKSDTDRHREHIHFLISKVDAATFTDISEVETFVKWIDDELS, encoded by the exons ATGTTACCAAATGGGGAGGATGATTCGGATCTTATGCGTCTGGTGAAGGAGCTTCAAGCTTCTCTAATGAAGAACGATAAGCTGGAGAAAGAAAATCACGAGCTGCGTCAAGAAGTGGCTCGCCTACGAGCACAAGTAAGCAATCTTAAAGCACATGACAATGAGAGGAAATCAATGTTATGGAAGAAGTTGCAGAGCTCATATGATGGTGGCAACACAGACGCATCTAATCTGAAAGCGCCAGAGAGTGCCAAACCCAACATAAAGGGACATGAGGTAAAGAATCCAAACCTGAAGCCAATGGTCAAAGAACAATCTACAGCAATAAAGCCGCCTCCGCCTCCACCACTTCCATCAAAAACAACACTTGGAAAAAGGTCCGTGCGTCGTGCTCCAGAAGTTGTAGAGTTGTATCGTGCCCTCACGAAGAGAGAGTCTCATATGGGTAACAAGATCAATCAGAACGGAGTTTTGTCTCCTGCGTACAACGCAAACATGATTGGTGAGATTGAGAACCGCTCCAAATATCTTTCAGAT ATCAAATCAGACACTGACAGACACAGAGAACATATCCATTTCCTAATCAGTAAGGTGGATGCTGCAACATTTACAGACATATCAGAAGTGGAGACGTTTGTGAAATGGATAGACGACGAACTATCT
- the LOC106311335 gene encoding CST complex subunit STN1-like — MDRSQQNTHAKLMTRDIHRLTPSPTEANCFSLGAISWVSRVETVGTIVSRDMAEKFLKFSVDDGTGCVTCIMWLNQLTSPYFHRFDSSTILLHSRVARRQARDIRIGAVARVRGRVGLYRGGMQITATNVVIERDPNAEILHWLECVRLSRSCYRIQS; from the coding sequence ATGGATCGATCCCAGCAAAACACACACGCGAAACTCATGACACGTGACATCCACCGCCTGACACCATCACCGACAGAAGCCAACTGTTTCTCCCTGGGGGCTATCTCGTGGGTCTCACGCGTAGAGACAGTGGGCACGATCGTCTCTCGCGACATGGCCGAGAAGTTCCTCAAGTTCAGCGTTGACGATGGCACTGGCTGCGTCACGTGCATCATGTGGCTCAACCAACTCACTTCTCCTTACTTCCACCGGTTCGACTCATCGACGATTCTTCTGCACTCAAGGGTCGCTCGTAGACAAGCAAGAGACATCAGAATCGGAGCCGTAGCTCGCGTTCGTGGCCGCGTCGGCTTGTACAGAGGAGGTATGCAGATCACCGCGACTAATGTGGTAATCGAGAGAGACCCTAACGCTGAGATCTTGCACTGGTTGGAGTGTGTTAGGCTTAGTCGAAGCTGTTATCGAATTCAAAGTTAA
- the LOC106311334 gene encoding protein CHUP1, chloroplastic-like, producing MLPNGEDDSDLMRLVKELQASLMKNDKLEKENHELRQEVARLRAQVSNLKAHDNERKSMLWKKLQSSYDGGNTDASNLKAPESAKPNIKGHEVKNPNLKPMVKEQSTAIKPPPPPPLPSKTTLGKRSVRRAPEVVELYRALTKRESHMGNKINQNGVLSPAYNANMIGEIENRSKYLSDIKSDTDRHREHIHFLISKVDAATFTDISEVETFVKWIDDELS from the exons ATGTTACCAAATGGGGAGGATGATTCGGATCTTATGCGTCTGGTGAAGGAGCTTCAAGCTTCTCTAATGAAGAACGATAAGCTGGAGAAAGAAAATCACGAGCTGCGTCAAGAAGTGGCTCGCCTACGAGCACAAGTAAGCAATCTTAAAGCACATGACAATGAGAGGAAATCAATGTTATGGAAGAAGTTGCAGAGCTCATATGATGGTGGCAACACAGACGCATCTAATCTGAAAGCGCCAGAGAGTGCCAAACCCAACATAAAGGGACATGAGGTAAAGAATCCAAACCTGAAGCCAATGGTCAAAGAACAATCTACAGCAATAAAGCCGCCTCCGCCTCCACCACTTCCATCAAAAACAACACTTGGAAAAAGGTCCGTGCGTCGTGCTCCAGAAGTTGTAGAGTTGTATCGTGCCCTCACGAAGAGAGAGTCTCATATGGGTAACAAGATCAATCAGAACGGAGTTTTGTCTCCTGCGTACAACGCAAACATGATTGGTGAGATTGAGAACCGCTCCAAATATCTTTCAGAT ATCAAATCAGACACTGACAGACACAGAGAACATATCCATTTCCTAATCAGTAAGGTGGATGCTGCAACATTTACAGACATATCAGAAGTGGAGACGTTTGTGAAATGGATAGACGACGAACTATCTTGA
- the LOC106311333 gene encoding ran-binding protein 1 homolog a, which yields MATNEPEHEHRDVEEAGANEDEDTGAQVAPIVRLEEVAVTTGEEDEDAVLDLKSKLYRFDKEANQWKERGAGTVKLLKHKSTGKIRLVMRQSKTLKICANHFVTQGMSVQEHVGNEKSCVWHARDFADGELKDELFCIRFASIENCKAFMQKFNEVAESEVEKEESRDASDTAGLLEKLTVEETKTEEKPVEKEKTEVEADEKKKDEPEKAGEEKKTEEASPST from the exons ATGGCGACCAACGAACCCGAGCACGAGCACAGAGACGTTGAAGAAGCTGGAGCTAACGAGGACGAGGACACCGGAGCTCAGGTCGCTCCGATCGTTAGGCTAGAGGAGGTTGCCGTCACTACCGGCGAGGAAGACGAAGACGCCGTCCTCGATCT GAAATCGAAGCTGTATCGGTTCGATAAGGAGGCGAATCAGTGGAAGGAGAGAGGTGCTGGTACTGTGAAGCTCTTGAAGCATAAGAGCACTGGCAAGATTCGTCTCGTCATGAGGCAATCGAAAACTCTCAAGATCTGTGCTAATCACTTCG TTACACAGGGCATGAGTGTTCAAGAACACGTTGGAAATGAAAAGTCTTGTGTATGGCACGCTCGTGACTTTGCTGATGGTGAACTCAAGGATGAGCTTTTCTGCATCCGATTTGCTTCTATTGAGA ACTGCAAAGCATTTATGCAGAAGTTCAACGAAGTTGCTGAATCTGAAGTAGAGAAAGAAGAGAGCAGAGATGCCTCTGACACCGCTGGTCTTCTCGAGAAGCTAACCGTCGAAGAGACAAAAACAGAGGAGAAACCTGTGGAGAAGGAGAAGACTGAAGTGGAAGCAGATGAAAAGAAAAAAGACGAGCCAGAGAAAGCGGGTGAAGAAAAGAAAACCGAGGAGGCTAGTCCCTCAACTTAA